TCCAGACGTTGTTTTTTTAGACATTGAACTAACTGAAAAAAGCGGTCTTGAGTTAGCGAACAAACTTCAATCTTTCAGTAAAATTCCAGCTATTATTTTTGCGACCGCATATGATGAATATGCACTACAGGCCTTTGATTTAAGCGCTTCTGATTATATATTAAAGCCTTTTGAAGAGGCACGTATTCATCAAGCATTAGACAAACTTGTGAAAAACTATGCTGCCGGAGATTTAATAGTAGAAGAGTCAATCTCTCATTCTTTGAAGAATTCCGGCAAAATAGCGGTTTTAGAAGAGGAACGTATCATTCTATTAGATTTTAAAGAGATTATATATATAGGTGCTCTTGATGGTAAAACGATTGTAAAGACGTTTAATGATCAATTTGTTACAAGTGAGACGCTTGTTTCACTTGAAAAAAAAACAGCTGCCTTTTCCTTTATTAGAGTACATAGAAGCTATCTTGTAAACTTTCAACATATTGTGGAAATACAGCCTTGGTTCAACTCTACTTATAATCTTTTAATGAAGGAGCATTCAACTATTCCTGTTAGCCGTACTTATGTGCGACAGCTTAGAGCACTTTTAGGTTTTTAATATGTATTTCATAACGCTTTTTTGCTTTTTTATTTCCTGTTTAGAGCGTTTCAGCATGAAAGTCTAATGAATGCGTTTTCATTTAGTATGATATATTTATATTATATGAGAAGGCAAGAGGGGGATGAAGAAATGAATGCGATTACAATTATGATTGCTTCCATTTGTATTTTAATGATTGCTTACCGTTTATACGGTACATTTATTGCTGTAAAGGTTTTGAAACTAAATGATGATAAGCCAACACCAGCATATACAGAAGAAGATGGAAAAGACTACGTTCCTACAAATAGGTGGGTCACATTTGGTCATCATTTTGCCGCTATTGCTGCAGCAGGGCCGCTTGTAGGTCCTATACTAGCAGCACAGTTTGGCTATTTACCAAGTATGATTTGGTTGCTTGTTGGCGCTGTGATTGGGGGAGCTGTCCATGATGCAGTTGTATTGTTTGCTTCAATGCGTAAAAAAGGTCAATCTCTTTCAGAAGTAGCAAAGGCAGAATTAGGACCTGTAGCAGGGTTTTGTACAGGACTTGCGATGCTTTTTATTATTACTATTACAATGGCAGGACTTTCAATGGTCGTTCTTCACGCACTTGAACGCAATCCGTGGGGAACATTTGCAGTTGGCATTACAATTCCGATTGCAATGGGAGTTGGGTTGTACCATAAGAAGACTGGAAATTTAAAAGGTGCTGCAACACTTGGCTTTATTCTTATCATGATTGGTGTATTTATTGGACCCTCGCTCCAAAATACAGCTATTGGTGATTTTTTAACACTTGATATGAATACGCTTGCTATTATTTTACCTATTTATGCTTTTTTTGCAGCAGCACTTCCTGTTTGGTTATTGCTTGCTCCTCGCGATTATTTGAGTAGCTTTATGAAAATTGGAGTGTTTTTAGCCCTTATTATAGGAGTATTTATTGTTAATCCAACTATTCCTTTTCCAGCCGTAACAGAGTTTATCCATGGCGGAGGGCCAGTTGTGGCCGGACCTGTGTGGCCATTTATTTCGATTACAATCGCTTGTGGAGCTATTTCTGGGTTTCATGCCTTTATAAGCTCTGGCACAACACCAAAAATGCTTGATCGTTGGAGTGATATTAAAGTAGTTGGATTTGGGGCAATGCTTGTAGAATGTGTTGTAGCTATTATGGCTTTAATTGCTGCTATTTCTCTTCAGCCTGGTGACTATTTTGCGATTAATTCTACACCTGAAATGTTTGCAACACTCGGGATGAGCGTTGAAAATCTACCACAGCTTAGTCAAGCGGTTGGACTTGATCTTGAAGGAAGAACAGGTGGAGCTGTCACACTTGCTGTTGGTATGACGTATATTTTTACAGAAGTTCCTTGGTTTAGCAACCTTGCTTCTTACTTTTTCCAATTCGTTATTATGTTTGAAGCAGTTTTCATTTTAACGGCAATTGATGCTGGAACTCGTGTTGCGCGCTATCTAATTCAAGACTTTTTTGGTGAATTTTATAAACCATTAAAACGAGTAGACTGGCTACCAGGATCTATTTTTGCAAGTGCATTAGCATGTGTTATGTGGGGATATCTTCTTTTCTCAGGAGACATTAGTTCTGTGTGGGCTCTGTTCGGAGTTTCAAATCAGCTTATGGCTTCCATTGGATTAATTGTTGGAGCAACGGTCATTTTAAAAATCGCGGACAAACGCTGGTATATGCTAACATGCCTCGTTCCACTTGCTTACTTATATGTTACTGTTAACTATGCAGGATACTGGATGGTGAAGAATGTTTATCTGAACCCAGATGCGACAGGATACAGTGTTTTAAATGCCATCCTTTCAATTATTATGCTTGTTCTTGGGATTGTTATTGTTGTTACAGCAATCAAGAAGTGGATGGAGCTGTGGAACAATCCAAATCTGAAGGCGAATATCAAATCTGCAATGTGATAAAAGATTTTCATTATAAGAAGAATATTTTTAATAAGATAGAGATTCTTTAGCCTATGCTAAAGAATCTTTTTTTATTTTTTTCAACGATCAAACTTTAGAGACCAAATCTATCGATTCGGTCTTTTCTTGATTTGTGGTATAAAAAGTCTCTAATTAGACAATTATGATTACCATTCGTGAACATTCAGTAAAATATTTAGTTTCATCATTACTTTCTATCTTTCGGCATCTAAAAACTAAAGGAATTCATTTCACCATTTTTTATATAAGGAAAGGAGACACATCAATGAAAAGGTTTCAAAGCATAAGTCGAAAGAGAGATTTAGTAGCAGCGTTAGCTTTTGTTTTATTATTAAGCGGCTGTGACATAAGGATGGGAGTATTAAATCCCAAAGGACCTGTAGCTCAAACTCAATATGATCTTATTATATGGTCCATTATCTTTATGCTTATTATCGTAGTGGTGGTTTTCGTTTTGTTTACTGTCATTCTTATTAAGTATCGGGAAAGACCGGACAATATGGATTACGAACCACCTGAAATGCATGGAAACAAACTTTTGGAAGTTATATGGACAGGAATTCCGATTATTATTGTTATTGCTCTTTCTATTCCAACTGTTCAAGCTATATTTGAACTGGAAGAACCACCCAAAACGTCAGCAGAAGAGCAACAAAAGCCTTTAGTCATTCACGCTACGTCAGCAGACTGGAAATGGATTTTTAGCTATCCTGAACAAGGTATTGAGACGGTCAATTATGTAAATATTCCAGAAGATCGACCAGTTGAATTTAGATTAACATCCACAAGTTCAATAACGGCTTTATGGATTCCAGAGCTTGGTGGACAGAAATATGCAATGGCTGGGATGGAAACAAGACTTTATCTACTGGCTGATAACCCAGGAACATATATGGGACGTAATGCAAATTTTAATGGAGAAGGGTTCGCTAAGATGGAGTTTGAAGTAGAGTCTCAAACAGATAAAGATTTCAAAGATTGGGTAGCAGAAGTTCAAGATACAGCTCCAAAGCTTACAAAAACAACCTATAGCAAAATTTTAGAGCAAAGTCATGTTGGACGTATGACCTATTCAAATACCCACTTAGATTGGGTTAATCATGCAGCACAAAAAACTTATTACAAAGATAAGGGAGAACATGACCCACATAAAAGTCATATGGATCATTGATTTCCCTCCATATAATCGAATGCCTTGATAACACAAGGGTAGGAGGAAGCTATAAAATGAAGCTTGATGAATTTTTTGTCACAGGTGAACCTTTAATCTACGGTGCTTATGTTTCCATTGCTGTGGCAACTTTAGGGATTATCTTCGTTTTAACCTATTTTAAAAAATGGAAATGGCTTTGGACAGAATGGATTCCAACAGTAGATCATAAAAAGATTGGTATTATGTACATCATTGCCTCGCTTCTTATGCTTTTTCGCGGTGGTATAGATGGTATGTTAATGCGTACACAGCTCGCACTGCCGGAATTAAAAGTCTTAAGTTCCTCACATTATAATGAAATTTTTACAACGCATGGAACAATTATGATTTTATTTATGGCTATGCCCTTTCTCATTGGGTTAATGAATATCGTTGTACCCCTTCAAATTGGAGCACGTGATGTAGCCTTTCCATTTTTAAATGCTATTAGTTTTTGGTCATTTTTTATGGGAGCAATGCTCTTTAATATTTCCTTTGTTATTGGAGGATCGCCTGATGCAGGATGGACAGCTTATATGCCACTAGCTGGGAATGAGTTAAGTCCAGGGCCAGGTCAAAATTATTATTTATTAGGATTACAACTTTCAGGGATTGGTACGTTAGCTACGGGGATCAACTTCTTAGTCACTATCTTAAGAATGCGAGCTCCAGGTATGACATTAATGAAAATGCCAATCTTTACATGGTCTACGCTTATTACTTCAATCATTATTGTTTTTGCCTTTCCAGTGTTAACAGTAGCATTAGCATTGATGACTTTTGATAGATTGTTTGGTTCTCACTTCTTTACTTTGGCAAACGGCGGTATGCCAATGATGTGGGCAAACTTGTTCTGGATTTGGGGACATCCTGAAGTTTATATTGTAATCTTACCGGCATTTGGTATATTCTCTGAAATTATTTGTACTTTTGCCCGTAAAACGTTATTTGGTTACAAAGCTATGGTGTTTTCAATGATTGCAATTGCAGGATTAAGTTTTATTGTATGGGTCCATCACTTTTTCACAATGGGGGCTGGAGCGGGAGTTAACTCATTTTTCTCCATAACGACAATGGCTATTTCTGTTCCAACAGGTGTTAAGATATTTAACTGGCTTTTAACCCTTTATAAAGGGCGTATTAAGATGACTGTTGCCATGATGTGGTCACTAGCGTTTATTCCAAACTTTGTTATTGGTGGGATAACAGGAGTTATGCTTGCCATGGCATCAGCTGATTACCAATATCATAATACATACTTTTTAGTAGCCCATTTTCATTATGTATTAGTCGCAGGAACTGTTTTTGCTTGTTTTGCAGGGCTTTATTATTGGTATCCAAAAGCATTTGGGCACATGCTTAATGAACGTTTAGGCAAGATTAGTTTTTGGTTGTTTATGATTGGGTTTAATGTCTGTTTCTTCCCCTTATATTTTGTAGGATTGATGGGAATGGCGCGTCGTATGTACACCTATTCACCAGGACTTGGATGGACAGGCATAAATATTGTAGCAACAATTGGAGCATTTGGAATGGGATTAGGATTTATTGTATTAGTGTATAGCATCTATTACAGTGCACGCTACGGAAAGCATGATGTAACGGGTGATCCATGGGATGGGCGTACATTTGAATGGATGATTCCATCACCACCACCACATTATAATTTTGCTAAAATACCGCAAGTAAGCCGTCTAGATGAATATTGGTACTTGAAAAAGGAAAAAGGCTTCAAGGAAGCACGTGAAGTGAAAGAGGAAGAGTTAAAACCGATTCACATGCCTAACAAATCTCATGTACCAGCCATAATGTCAGTATTCTTTTTTATTGCTGGATTTGGTCTTGTTTGGGAATGGTATTGGATGGCCATCCCAGGTCTAATTGGAGTTCTCGCTTGCATGGTTGTTCGTTCCTTTGATTATAATGATGGATTTTATTTAAGTGTTGAAGAAGTTAAAGAAGCACATAAAGTTGGGGAGGGCAATTAGCGTATGGCAGAGTCTACACAAATACATGACAAGAATGTCCCACTTGAATATTCAAAAGCCGAAGATCGGATGACGATCCTAGGCTTTTGGATCTTCCTTGGAGCTGAGGTTGTATTATTTTCAACTTTATTTGCGACATATTTAGTGTTACATTCACGTCCTGCAGATGGTCCCACTTCTGCTGAGTTATTTAAGCCGGAAATTGTTCTGATTATGACATTTCTCTTGTTAACAAGCAGCTTTACAGGAAGTATGGCTATTCATTATTTACGTGCTCAGAAGATGAAGAAAATGATGGTTTGGTTGTTACTCACGATGTTGCTTGGACTTGGTTTTTTAGGATGTGAAATTTATGAATTTCATGAATACATTGCCCTTGAAGGTGTATCAATTAAGACAAGCGCCTTCCTATCTGGATTTTTTGTGCTCGTTGGAACACATGGACTTCATGTAACGCTTGGAATTGGTTGGTTAACGCTTATTTTAATCCAATTAACACAACGTGGATTTACACCGAGAACAGCTCGTAAAGTCTTTATAATTGGTCTTTACTGGCATTTTTTAGATATTGTTTGGTTGTTTATCTTTACGCTAGTTTACTTATCAGGGATGGTGTTGTAACTGTGAATGAAAAAGAAAATATACAAGAGAGTCATGAGCGTTTTCCTTGGAAACTTGTAGTTGGTTTTGTGTTATCAATCGTTCTAACACTTTTGACAGTATGGGTAGCCTTTAGGTCTGGTTTTCAAGACAAAATGGTTCTTTCTCTTATGTTACTGTTGGCCTTTTTACAAGCGGGAATGCAACTTGTACTGTTCATGCATGTAAGAGAAGGATATGGAACTGTGCAAGTTAGCAACATGGTTCATGCCTTTTTTACAGCTATTATTATTGTAGCGGGTTCTGTTTGGGTAATGTCATTTGGGATGCATAATCATTAAAAACTTTCATCAATGTAAAAGAGTTGAGGTTGTTAGTAAGAGTAATATAACAAATGTAGTGTATATCTAACAATTAAGAAATAAAAAGCCCCTTGCCATGTTGCAAGGGGCTTCCCTTTGTTATGGAATATCTCATCTCAGCTTTACCTGATCTTTTTCTCTTTCCCCTTCAAGAAGAGAAGAGAGCATGGCTATGAGTGTTTCTTGTTCGTTATTGATGTTACCAAAAAACTCTTCATCAACAGCTTCTACAATAGGCAAAACATCTTTTACTTTTTGAGTCCCTTGCTTTGTTGTAGACAAGATCATCTCACGTTTGTCAGATGGGTTCTTTGAACGGATAATAAGTCCTTTTGTCTGAAGCGTTCTTACTACATCAGATACCATCATAATATTCGTTCCAGTAAAATCTGAAAGCTTTTTTTGCGTTACATTTTCTCCATGCGCACTTAAAAATTCATTCGCAGATAGCAGAATGAACTGCACATGAGTTAAATTAAAGGGACTAAGTTTTTTCGTAATTAGTCTCTGCCAAGCTCCAGTTACTTTCCACATCAGAAATCCGGGCCTTTCCTTCGGCACATTCAAGCGTGATTCCTCATTCACGTGATTTATCACCACTGTCTCTACAAATGTCATACAATCATTACGATAAAGTGAGATAAGGTTTATTCCAGTATGACAATATACCCTATTATTTATTTATTAAACTACTTTTTAAAAATCTTTGTATGCTAAATAATAAAAAAGATCTCTAGAAAAGAGATCTTCCTTTTATTATTTAATATTCAAGTGTTCTTTGAGTTCTGTTGCAAGCTTTTCACGTTCTGTCTCTGGAACAACGTAGTAGTAAACGCCGTCTACTTTTTGTCCTTCTCCACTTACTTGAAGCTGTTCTAAGCTGTGTCTAGCTTCCTTGTAGTTGCTTTGGATATCTTTCATATCATCAAAGGTTAAGTTCGTTTTAATATTTTTTCCGATAGTATCTAGAATATCTCCATAGTTGGCAAGGGTATTAAAACTAGCTCCTTTTTTAATTACTGCTTGAATGATTTGACGCTGACGTTCTTGGCGTCCAAAGTCACCACGTGGATCTTCATAACGCATGCGTGAGAATTTTAATGCTTCTTCACCATTTAGAGAAATTTGCCCTTTTTTGAAATGAACCCCATCATACGTAAAATCAAGGGAGTTATTTACCGTTACTCCTCCTACAGCATCAACGATATCTTTGAAACTTTCCATATTCACTTGTACATAATAATCAACAGGAACATCTAAAAAGTTTTCAACTGTATCAACGGCCATATTAACCCCACCATAAGCATAAGCATGGTTAATCTTATCTGTTGTACCATGGCCAATAATCTCAGTTCTTGTGTCGCGCGGAATGCTGACCATTTTCATTGATTTTGTATCAGGGTTCACCGTCATTAAAATCATGGAATCTGAGCGACCTCTGTCACCTTCACGCTCATCTACCCCTAGTAAAAGAATAGAGAGTGGATCTTTTTCAGAAAATTTTACACCTTCATCTCGTTTCTCAGAAACTTTACGATGTAGTGCTTGATGTGTGCCATCAAGTGTATTTGCAAGTGAATGGTACATATAATAAGCAAATCCAAGTCCGCCTAAAATCAGAAGAATAAAAATAATGATGATTGTCTTTAAAAGCGTTCTTTTTTTCTTTGGTTTCTTCTTTGCTCTGCTTTCCATTATGTGTTAAGCCCTCATCTTTCCTATAGGTAGAAACAAATTCTTTTTTATTATATTACAAGACTTCCTAAAAAAGAAAGAAGTTTATATAGGTATAAAGAATGTGTATTTTGTACTTTTTTACAAGTGTGAAGCTGAATACGTTAAAAAAGACATTTTTAATAGCTTATTTAACGAAAAATAAATTCCTTTTAAAAGAAAGAAGGATAGTAAGGGATGAGGTTAGAATAGTAGATAAAGAGGGAAGTTCTGTTAGTTAGAAACACTTTCGTTTTTATATGTGGAACATCTTTCATCATGGGACAAACATATAGGAGGTTTACAATGCCATTACTTAAATTTGACGTTATTGAAGGAAGAGATGAACAAAGTTTAAAAAATCTACTCGATGCAGCTCATCGTGCTATGTTAGAAGCATTTGGCGTACCTGAGCGCGATCGTTATCAAATTGTCCATCAACATCCACCACATGAATTGATTATTCAAGATACAGGGTTAGGATTCGAACGTAGCCACGACCTTGTTGTTATTACAGTTACAAGTAAAGAACGCACAGAAGAGCAAAAACAAAAGTTATATAAACTTTTAGCACAAGAACTTCATGAAAGCTGTGGAATTCGTCCAGAAGATATTATGGTTTCAATTGTAACTAATGGAGATGCAGACTGGAGCTTCGGAATGGGTGAAGCGCAGTTTTTAACAGGTAAGTTATAAATAAAGAGTATGAAAGAAGAAACGTTCATCGTTTCTTCTTTTTTTATATAAAATACTTTGACATTCACGCAACGTCAAAGTGTATCGTTAATTTGCAAGGAGGGAGAAGAAATGGAATATACCGTTCAAAAGTTAGCCCGCTTAGCTGGTGTAAGTGCAAGAACACTTCGATATTATGATGAAATTAATCTTTTGAAACCAGCGCGCATAAATTCCTCAGGATATCGAATTTATGGGGAACATGAAATCAATCAACTGCAGCAAATCCTATTTTATAGAGAGCTAGGTCTTCATTTGGAAAAGATTAAAGAGATTGTAGTTTCTCCAGCTTTTGATCGTTACAAAGCATTAAAAGAACACCATCTTGGGCTTCTTGAAGAAAAAGAACGGATAAACAAACTTATTCAAAATGTAGAAAAAACAATATATGCAGAGGAGCGAAATGAGAAGATGAATGACAAAGAGAAGTTTGAAGGATTTAAAAAAGAGCTTGTTGAAGAGAATGAGAGAAAATATGGAAAAGAAATTCGTCAAAAGTATGGAGGAAAGGAAGTAGAACATTCAAATCAAAAAGTACTAAATATGACAGAAGAGCAATATAAAGAACTAACGGCTACTGAGAAGGAAATGTTCGAAAAATTAAAAAAAGCGTTTGAAGAAGGCGACCCGCAGAATGAAAATGCATTAAAAGCAGCAGAGCTCCATAAAAAATGGCTTCTTTATTACTGGAATAGCTATAGTAAGGAAGCTCATAGAGGTCTTGGTGAGATGTATGTATCAGATGAGCGATTTAAGCAATACTATGATCAACATGGTGATGGATTAGCTGAGTTTTTAAGAGATGCCATTTATGCGTACACGAAAATAGAAAAATAGGAAAGCTAAAAAACGGACACAATTTTTGTGTCCGTTTTTCTAATGGATAAGGAGATCTGCTTTTGTTCCTTTTTTAAGTGAAAAGTTAAATCCTTTTTCATCCTTATAATGAGGATTAGTGAAAATGGACTTTGCATCGCTATTTGTTAGCCTTTTAAATTGGGAAAGAGAATAAACTTCTTTCTTCTTCCAAGTCCAAATAGCATCCTCACCAATTCTAGAGTCATATACGTTACGACTCAAATGATTGTTTTTATTTTCTTTAAAATCATTGCTAATAAAAATACCTGAAGAACTTGCTGAAAAGACATTGTTCTCAATCTTATTGCCTTTCGTATTATATTGAAGAAGAAGTTGCCCACCGCCTAATTCTTTAAGGTCGTTCTTATATAAAACATTGTGAGTGATTAAAGAGTTTTTAGTACCTCCACGTTTCTTGTCATATCCACCAATAGAGATTCCTGTGTAGTCATTATTATATAGGGTATTATAAGAAATCGTAATATCCTGAGCATCTTTCCCTTTATGCTCTGAAGTAGCTTCAATGCCAATATCGCTTTTGTAAACGACGTTGTTGTTGACTGTAAGATGATGTCCTCCATCAATATAAATTCCACCAGCTGCATAATCCTCACCATAAGCAGGATTACCATAACTTGAAATATGATGCACAATATTATTTTCGATTTTTCCGTTTCTTACATAGTCATGTTTTTTGGCAGTTCCTTCATAGCCAATTAAATCAATGCCAATATTATCAGAATATCTTACTGTATTGTTTGAAACAGAGAAGTTTGAAACGTTTCCATTTAATGCAAGTGATTCACTTGATCCAAGTGTTAGATGTTCTAGTAAGTTTTCTTTAATAGTAAGGTTTGTAATCTCTTTTGTTCCATAAACTGCAATACCGTGAGCATTGCCATCTTGTCCTGTTGTTCCTATATGGTGAACTTTGTTAAATAGCAGTTTAATTCCTGTTCCTTCCCCAGCAATATAAACTCCCATAGGAATTTGATTTGTGAGAGAAGTAGATAAGTTGCAAATCTCAAGACCTTGAATCGTTATGTAGCTCTTATCTTGAATTTTAACTAGTGCTGTTTCTTCTTCTTTCTCGGGAATATCACTGCCATCCAAAATGACGCGTTCTTTTTTATAAGGGCGAAATACGATAGGAGATGTAGATGTACCACTATGTTTAATCTTTAAGGCCTCTTTATATGTCCCACCTCGAATAAAGACCGTTGTTCCTTTTGTTGCTTCCTCGCTTGCTTTTTGAAACGTTTTAAAAGGATGAGCTTTTGTTCCTTTATTATGATCATCTCCCTCAGCTGAAACATATAAGCTGTGTGTTTCAGCTGAGGAAGATTGGCGCTTATTTGAAATGATAATAATACTAATAATAAGGGCGATTAATACGATAAAAAACAGGCTCTTTTTCATTCATAAAATTCCTTCCTTGAATTTTTTAATCTCTTCATATTCTCACAACTTATTTCTCTTGGCTATGTTTTTTGAGAGAATAAAAAAACGGTAGAGTTATTACTCTATCGGTTTTAATACGATTCAAGAAGTAATCAGTACGAATATCTTCATTTGGGTAATGATTACGCTCATTAATAATAGCGTACAATGATAGAAGTAATCTTCGGAATTCTCAGTTAAAAACAAACGGGGAGTGAATGATCTAAACTAGTTGGATAAGTGGCTTCTTTTAATCTTTAGAATCTCTAGTGAATTGAAAATGTGAGGGGAGTTAGTGCAGAAACAAAGGGATAGGAAAAGAAAAAATTCTATTTCCTATCCCTTCAGAACTCTACTTTTTCTCTTTTTTTAATAAGGCACGCACAGGGCTACCGTCTCCTTCTACCAGAGGGAGGGGAAGGGCGATAAGCTGATAGTGTCCATAAGGAATATCATCCAATACGAGTCCTTCTAAAATATGAATACCGGAGCTTGCTAGCTTATGGTGATTAGGCAGTGTTTTACTTTCCATATGATCCACAGAAGGCAAGTCAAAACCAATAAGAAGCACTCCTATACTAGCGAGATATTCAATGGCTTCTGACTCAAGCGTTGGAATTTCTTCTGGATAGACAGTACGATTCTGCCATGCATCAGTACGGATTAGGAGTCGTGTTACATTATCTAAATTTAATTTTTCTAATTCTTCTTTTTGTATTAATTGCCGATTTGGTAAGTGAACAACAACTGCAGAACCAATATATAAGTTAATGTCTAAATCTATTACTTTTTTCCCTTCATTATCAAAATGAAAAGGTGCATCAATATGAGTGCCTGTATGAGTGCTCAAAGTTAGTTTGCCGATATTAACGGACCCACTTTCTTCTTTTGATACATCCACTTCGTATGAAAAAGGGGTATCTCCTGGCCATACAGCTATATTGTTATCAAGGCGCTGTGAAACATCTAT
The sequence above is a segment of the Priestia filamentosa genome. Coding sequences within it:
- a CDS encoding LytR/AlgR family response regulator transcription factor, encoding MLKAFIVDDEPLARDELAYLLKRSRKAEVIGETDCFEDAVEKIKELAPDVVFLDIELTEKSGLELANKLQSFSKIPAIIFATAYDEYALQAFDLSASDYILKPFEEARIHQALDKLVKNYAAGDLIVEESISHSLKNSGKIAVLEEERIILLDFKEIIYIGALDGKTIVKTFNDQFVTSETLVSLEKKTAAFSFIRVHRSYLVNFQHIVEIQPWFNSTYNLLMKEHSTIPVSRTYVRQLRALLGF
- the cstA gene encoding carbon starvation protein CstA, with protein sequence MNAITIMIASICILMIAYRLYGTFIAVKVLKLNDDKPTPAYTEEDGKDYVPTNRWVTFGHHFAAIAAAGPLVGPILAAQFGYLPSMIWLLVGAVIGGAVHDAVVLFASMRKKGQSLSEVAKAELGPVAGFCTGLAMLFIITITMAGLSMVVLHALERNPWGTFAVGITIPIAMGVGLYHKKTGNLKGAATLGFILIMIGVFIGPSLQNTAIGDFLTLDMNTLAIILPIYAFFAAALPVWLLLAPRDYLSSFMKIGVFLALIIGVFIVNPTIPFPAVTEFIHGGGPVVAGPVWPFISITIACGAISGFHAFISSGTTPKMLDRWSDIKVVGFGAMLVECVVAIMALIAAISLQPGDYFAINSTPEMFATLGMSVENLPQLSQAVGLDLEGRTGGAVTLAVGMTYIFTEVPWFSNLASYFFQFVIMFEAVFILTAIDAGTRVARYLIQDFFGEFYKPLKRVDWLPGSIFASALACVMWGYLLFSGDISSVWALFGVSNQLMASIGLIVGATVILKIADKRWYMLTCLVPLAYLYVTVNYAGYWMVKNVYLNPDATGYSVLNAILSIIMLVLGIVIVVTAIKKWMELWNNPNLKANIKSAM
- the qoxA gene encoding cytochrome aa3 quinol oxidase subunit II, whose translation is MKRFQSISRKRDLVAALAFVLLLSGCDIRMGVLNPKGPVAQTQYDLIIWSIIFMLIIVVVVFVLFTVILIKYRERPDNMDYEPPEMHGNKLLEVIWTGIPIIIVIALSIPTVQAIFELEEPPKTSAEEQQKPLVIHATSADWKWIFSYPEQGIETVNYVNIPEDRPVEFRLTSTSSITALWIPELGGQKYAMAGMETRLYLLADNPGTYMGRNANFNGEGFAKMEFEVESQTDKDFKDWVAEVQDTAPKLTKTTYSKILEQSHVGRMTYSNTHLDWVNHAAQKTYYKDKGEHDPHKSHMDH
- the qoxB gene encoding cytochrome aa3 quinol oxidase subunit I, with the protein product MKLDEFFVTGEPLIYGAYVSIAVATLGIIFVLTYFKKWKWLWTEWIPTVDHKKIGIMYIIASLLMLFRGGIDGMLMRTQLALPELKVLSSSHYNEIFTTHGTIMILFMAMPFLIGLMNIVVPLQIGARDVAFPFLNAISFWSFFMGAMLFNISFVIGGSPDAGWTAYMPLAGNELSPGPGQNYYLLGLQLSGIGTLATGINFLVTILRMRAPGMTLMKMPIFTWSTLITSIIIVFAFPVLTVALALMTFDRLFGSHFFTLANGGMPMMWANLFWIWGHPEVYIVILPAFGIFSEIICTFARKTLFGYKAMVFSMIAIAGLSFIVWVHHFFTMGAGAGVNSFFSITTMAISVPTGVKIFNWLLTLYKGRIKMTVAMMWSLAFIPNFVIGGITGVMLAMASADYQYHNTYFLVAHFHYVLVAGTVFACFAGLYYWYPKAFGHMLNERLGKISFWLFMIGFNVCFFPLYFVGLMGMARRMYTYSPGLGWTGINIVATIGAFGMGLGFIVLVYSIYYSARYGKHDVTGDPWDGRTFEWMIPSPPPHYNFAKIPQVSRLDEYWYLKKEKGFKEAREVKEEELKPIHMPNKSHVPAIMSVFFFIAGFGLVWEWYWMAIPGLIGVLACMVVRSFDYNDGFYLSVEEVKEAHKVGEGN
- the qoxC gene encoding cytochrome aa3 quinol oxidase subunit III, whose amino-acid sequence is MAESTQIHDKNVPLEYSKAEDRMTILGFWIFLGAEVVLFSTLFATYLVLHSRPADGPTSAELFKPEIVLIMTFLLLTSSFTGSMAIHYLRAQKMKKMMVWLLLTMLLGLGFLGCEIYEFHEYIALEGVSIKTSAFLSGFFVLVGTHGLHVTLGIGWLTLILIQLTQRGFTPRTARKVFIIGLYWHFLDIVWLFIFTLVYLSGMVL
- the qoxD gene encoding cytochrome aa3 quinol oxidase subunit IV, translated to MNEKENIQESHERFPWKLVVGFVLSIVLTLLTVWVAFRSGFQDKMVLSLMLLLAFLQAGMQLVLFMHVREGYGTVQVSNMVHAFFTAIIIVAGSVWVMSFGMHNH
- a CDS encoding MarR family winged helix-turn-helix transcriptional regulator, which codes for MNEESRLNVPKERPGFLMWKVTGAWQRLITKKLSPFNLTHVQFILLSANEFLSAHGENVTQKKLSDFTGTNIMMVSDVVRTLQTKGLIIRSKNPSDKREMILSTTKQGTQKVKDVLPIVEAVDEEFFGNINNEQETLIAMLSSLLEGEREKDQVKLR
- a CDS encoding LytR family transcriptional regulator — translated: MESRAKKKPKKKRTLLKTIIIIFILLILGGLGFAYYMYHSLANTLDGTHQALHRKVSEKRDEGVKFSEKDPLSILLLGVDEREGDRGRSDSMILMTVNPDTKSMKMVSIPRDTRTEIIGHGTTDKINHAYAYGGVNMAVDTVENFLDVPVDYYVQVNMESFKDIVDAVGGVTVNNSLDFTYDGVHFKKGQISLNGEEALKFSRMRYEDPRGDFGRQERQRQIIQAVIKKGASFNTLANYGDILDTIGKNIKTNLTFDDMKDIQSNYKEARHSLEQLQVSGEGQKVDGVYYYVVPETEREKLATELKEHLNIK
- a CDS encoding tautomerase family protein: MPLLKFDVIEGRDEQSLKNLLDAAHRAMLEAFGVPERDRYQIVHQHPPHELIIQDTGLGFERSHDLVVITVTSKERTEEQKQKLYKLLAQELHESCGIRPEDIMVSIVTNGDADWSFGMGEAQFLTGKL